The following proteins come from a genomic window of Microbacterium sp. JZ31:
- a CDS encoding winged helix DNA-binding domain-containing protein, with amino-acid sequence MELTATEARRLRHAAQLLGGSDLSPTEVVTRAVALQGQDLPGVLRAIAIRSRPGTTLDDVRAAFDAGELVRSWPMRGTLFATTPAHLAAILHHTGERTRRSTARRREQLELGEAVIGRARGVLLDALQDRPRTRAEALALWQEAGIPTDAGRGYHLLFHLSVEGLVHWGPFAGTDQQLVPTGETEADPDDLVRVVRGYIRARGPVTADDAAWWLKLPKTLVRQVAARIEDLTVVTVEGVPAWVIGEPDVPQPSGVTLVPAFDEWILGYADRSLVATPEMLAAQVPGNNGVFRPAVLVDGVVVGTWRVPPRSAKAPRAPEAELVERTSAATRKAIDRALAAWPHA; translated from the coding sequence GTGGAACTCACCGCGACCGAGGCCCGGCGGCTGCGCCACGCCGCCCAGCTGCTCGGCGGATCGGACCTCTCCCCCACCGAGGTCGTCACCCGGGCGGTCGCCCTGCAGGGGCAGGATCTGCCGGGCGTGCTGCGGGCGATCGCGATCCGCTCGCGCCCCGGCACGACGCTCGACGACGTGCGGGCGGCGTTCGACGCCGGCGAGCTCGTGCGCTCCTGGCCCATGCGCGGCACGCTGTTCGCCACGACGCCCGCGCATCTCGCGGCGATCCTGCACCACACGGGCGAGCGCACGCGACGCTCTACCGCGCGGCGGCGCGAGCAGCTCGAGCTCGGGGAGGCGGTGATCGGCCGGGCCCGCGGCGTCCTGCTCGACGCGCTGCAGGATCGTCCGCGCACGCGTGCCGAGGCGCTCGCGCTGTGGCAGGAGGCGGGCATCCCGACCGACGCGGGGCGCGGCTACCACCTGCTGTTCCACCTCTCGGTCGAGGGGCTGGTCCACTGGGGCCCGTTCGCCGGAACGGACCAGCAGCTCGTACCGACGGGTGAGACCGAGGCGGATCCGGACGACCTCGTCCGCGTGGTGCGCGGCTACATCCGGGCCCGCGGCCCGGTGACGGCGGACGACGCCGCGTGGTGGCTCAAGCTGCCGAAGACGCTCGTACGCCAGGTCGCCGCCCGGATCGAGGACCTGACGGTCGTGACCGTCGAAGGCGTCCCCGCCTGGGTGATCGGCGAGCCGGACGTCCCGCAGCCGTCGGGCGTCACGCTCGTGCCGGCGTTCGACGAGTGGATCCTCGGCTACGCCGACCGGTCGCTCGTCGCGACGCCCGAGATGCTCGCCGCGCAGGTGCCGGGCAACAACGGCGTCTTCCGCCCCGCGGTGCTCGTCGACGGCGTCGTGGTGGGCACGTGGCGCGTGCCGCCCCGCTCGGCGAAGGCGCCGCGCGCGCCGGAGGCCGAGCTCGTCGAGCGCACGAGCGCCGCCACCCGGAAGGCGATCGACCGGGCCCTCGCCGCCTGGCCGCATGCGTGA
- a CDS encoding LLM class flavin-dependent oxidoreductase encodes MDLQRVSVGIAASAGPDAARRIAPLIEAAGLGALWVNETPGHNALEVVAAAAEVTSAIRIATGVIPVDRRPVAELRDDLARLTLPADRLTLGVGSGAARGGVLRLMRDAIDGLRAGGVTDVVLGALGPKMRRLAAERADGVVLNWLTPDAASAQAAEHHATDARGRVALYVRTAADAAALPRLEEEAGRYGRIPSYAANFARLGFGPLDTVIRPGEAHERVAAYLDAVDEVVLRAVAPADGPDDYARFVEDVTAAIR; translated from the coding sequence ATGGATCTGCAGCGCGTCTCCGTCGGCATCGCCGCGTCCGCCGGGCCCGACGCGGCTCGGCGCATCGCTCCGCTCATCGAGGCCGCGGGGCTCGGCGCCCTGTGGGTCAACGAGACGCCGGGGCACAACGCGCTCGAGGTCGTGGCCGCCGCGGCGGAGGTCACCTCGGCGATCCGGATCGCGACCGGCGTGATCCCCGTCGACCGCAGGCCCGTCGCGGAGCTGCGGGACGACCTCGCGCGGCTCACGCTGCCGGCGGACCGGCTGACGCTCGGCGTGGGGTCGGGAGCGGCGCGCGGCGGCGTGCTCCGGCTGATGCGCGACGCGATCGACGGGCTGCGCGCGGGGGGAGTGACCGACGTCGTGCTCGGGGCGCTGGGACCGAAGATGCGCCGACTCGCGGCCGAGCGCGCCGACGGCGTCGTGCTGAACTGGCTGACGCCCGACGCGGCGTCGGCGCAGGCCGCGGAGCACCACGCGACGGACGCCCGAGGCCGCGTCGCGCTTTACGTGCGCACAGCGGCGGACGCGGCGGCGCTGCCGCGGCTCGAGGAGGAAGCCGGACGCTACGGCCGGATCCCGTCGTATGCGGCGAACTTCGCCCGGCTCGGCTTCGGGCCGCTCGACACCGTCATCCGGCCCGGCGAGGCGCACGAGCGCGTCGCCGCGTACCTCGACGCCGTCGACGAGGTCGTGCTGCGGGCGGTCGCCCCCGCGGACGGTCCGGACGACTACGCGCGCTTCGTCGAGGACGTGACCGCCGCGATCCGGTGA